A region from the Triplophysa rosa linkage group LG4, Trosa_1v2, whole genome shotgun sequence genome encodes:
- the nanos3 gene encoding nanos homolog 3, whose product MESRKPYFQPWRDYMGLADMVKAMQRAPALSHSSDGRESHSEDDKNEHAAAVKTPGGPTRAHAAPVRERKNAEPVSSKSERKFCSFCKHNGESEVVFTAHHLKDCNGDVVCPYLKQYVCPQCGATGAKAHTKRFCPFVDETYSSVYAKTSW is encoded by the coding sequence ATGGAGTCCAGAAAGCCGTACTTTCAGCCATGGAGAGACTACATGGGCCTGGCGGACATGGTGAAAGCCATGCAGCGCGCACCGGCGCTTTCACACTCGTCAGATGGCCGGGAAAGTCACAGCGAGGATGACAAGAACGAACACGCCGCCGCCGTGAAGACTCCGGGTGGTCCGACGCGTGCGCACGCGGCTCCTGTGAGGGAGAGGAAGAACGCGGAGCCCGTCAGCAGCAAATCCGAGAGAAAGTTCTGCAGCTTCTGCAAACACAACGGCGAGTCGGAGGTGGTGTTCACCGCGCATCATTTAAAAGACTGTAATGGAGACGTGGTGTGCCCGTATTTGAAGCAGTACGTGTGTCCCCAGTGCGGTGCCACGGGAGCCAAAGCGCACACCAAGAGATTCTGCCCATTCGTGGATGAAACCTACAGCTCCGTGTACGCCAAAACTTCGTGGTGA
- the mri1 gene encoding methylthioribose-1-phosphate isomerase, whose translation MTLEAIRYRSGSLQILNQLLLPHETVYEEVRSVRDGYEAIKSMKVRGAPAIAIVGCLSLAVELRAGAGGDDLVSFIRDSLCHLTSARPTAVNMGRAARELMEFTENESMEKNTEQLRDSVIGWIEEMLERDVNDNKKIGNYGAQHILSGVPRDSVTILTHCNTGSLATAGYGTALGVVRSLHSLGRLKRLYCTETRPYNQGARLTAYEAVAEGFPATLITDSMAALAMREKGITAVVVGADRVVANGDTANKVGTYQLAIAAKHHGVPFYVAAPSTSCDLSLESGRDIVIEERPPEELTSINGVPVAAPGIDVWNPAFDVTPHQLITGGIITELGVFLPSELQAALTGRLTAL comes from the exons ATGACGCTGGAAGCGATCCGGTACCGCTCCGGGTCTCTGCAGATCCTCAACCAGCTGCTGCTGCCGCACGAGACCGTGTACGAGGAGGTCCGGTCGGTGCGGGACGGATATGAGGCCATCAAGAGTATGAAG GTGCGCGGTGCTCCCGCTATCGCCATCGTGGGGTGCTTGAGCCTGGCGGTGGAACTGCGGGCGGGCGCCGGAGGTGACGACCTCGTTTCCTTTATCAGGGACTCTCTGTGCCACCTGACGTCCGCGCGGCCCACGGCGGTCAACATGGGCCGAGCCGCCCGCGAGCTGATGGAGTTCACGGAGAACGAGAGCATGGAGAAGAACACAGAACAACTGAGAGACAG TGTGATTGGCTGGATTGAGGAGATGCTGGAGCGAGACGTGAACGACAACAAAAAAATCGGCAACTACGGCGCGCAGCACATTCTGTCTGGAGTTCCACGAGACTCCGTCACAATCCTCACGCACTGTAACACCGGGAGTCTGGCCACAGCGGGATACGGCACAGCTCTCG GAGTGGTACGGTCGCTGCACTCACTCGGCCGTTTGAAGCGTTTGTACTGCACGGAGACGAGGCCCTATAACCAGGGGGCCAGGCTGACGGCGTACGAGGCCGTCGCCGAGGGATTCCCGGCCACCCTCATCACAGACAGCATGGCGGCGCTCGCCATGAGGGAAAAAGGAATCACAG CTGTTGTTGTCGGAGCAGACAGGGTCGTCGCCAACGGCGATACGGCGAACAAAGTGGGAACATATCAGTTGGCCATCGCCGCAAAGCATCATGGGGTACCGTTCTATGTAGCGGCGCCCAGCACGTCCTGCGATTTGAGTTTGGAAAGTGGCCGTGACATCGTGATCGAGGAACGTCCACCTGAGGAACTCACAAGCATCAATGGAGTTCCTGTAGCAGCGCCCG GTATCGATGTGTGGAACCCAGCGTTTGACGTAACCCCTCACCAGCTCATCACAGGGGGCATCATCACCGAGCTCGGCGTGTTCCTGCCGTCTGAACTCCAGGCTGCTCTGACGGGCAGACTCACCGCCCTGTAA
- the cc2d1a gene encoding coiled-coil and C2 domain-containing protein 1A: MSRSRNPPQKGQGAARAKQMGLLLDLAPDGGLDDSGGNEEELEAELLALVGGGGRGGPGGKKAGGKAPVPMEDIERMAALCMKDLDDDEDYGDLENDADLLAELNEVLDDDMEEVATKKPPPSPSPPQRSSAAPRTTPTSQSSPGSLESHLQELIDMYQTAITNAKAAGETSKARRYDRGLKTLQSMLTSVKKGKPINEDEIPPPVATGGKPASQAEPIREQEKPAPPYTPPQTNEKPQLAAPPKPQLLQPPSQRSTAVTPDTPAISPLTPSQPNAQHSELKASILNRQREYKLAAIQAKQSGNTDQAKQLYLVAKKLDTMVEAVDKGEFVDINSLPPPPGDVEVPRSIPQQPSSKPAAPPTAPTAAPNTAVSAPRSIGEALQQRMDKYKEAAESAKSKGDDRKARMHQRIIKQYQDAIKAHKAGRPVNLAELPVPPGCPPLQGAEAGAQNFMGVLETAMKLANQDAEGDDDEEPSPQPAVQKSRAPVPPKASSNAGTLTPTTNAPKLGGKAQQQLDFLTARRQQFVKAALRSKEMKDMQGAAQHLRNAKGLEQMINAAKAGLPVDITKLPAAPVSEEDYRLSQSRSSALSPRSADQYAQLMEQLRLQHEKCLAYSQQFTHMGNVAETARFEKLAEECMNNIDIVKKAHAKGRSVPRYHTEERTFNNVKIFPNLTANDLVLIVVKGINLPAPSGGSANDLDASVRFEFPFPSAEEAQKDKTSTVRNTNCPEFKEQFKLHIKRDHRGFKRIVQTKGIKFEIVHKGGLFKTDKVVGTAQLKLEALENQCEIREIIDVLDGRRATGGKLEVRVKIREPLGGVQLQPVTEKWLVIDPLTTSPEKERHKDTEKERRAPSPRSRPRNDHDRNTKPSSSPQFKLHSFSLLNHDKERLEWKISEYKKNRRDTSELIKQHMEVCQRLQWQKTYLEKHPAALTEYENVLRKFQHGLADSVKKFSSEGNREAAKDALGRMKMVENELESVRKKRGVRE; encoded by the exons ATGAGTCGAAGCCGGAACCCTCCGCAGAAGGGACAGGGGGCCGCCAGGGCCAAACAG ATGGGACTGCTGTTGGATTTGGCTCCTGATGGTGGGCTGGATGACTCTGGAGGAAATGAGGAGGAGCTAGAGGCGGAGCTTCTGGCCCTGGTGGGAGGAGGCGGAAGGGGTGGACCAGGAGGCAAGAAAGCTGGAGGAAAAG CACCCGTGCCCATGGAGGACATCGAGCGGATGGCGGCGCTGTGTATGAAAGACctggatgatgatgaagatTATGGTGATTTAGAGAATGACGCTGATTTATTG GCCGAGTTGAACGAGGTATTGGATGACGATATGGAGGAGGTGGCGACCAAGAAGCCCCCTCCATCACCATCACCCCCTCAGCGCTCAAGCGCAGCCCCTCGGACCACCCCCACATCCCAGAGTTCTCCGGGCAGCCTTGAGTCTCATCTGCAGGAGCTCATCGACATGTATCAAACGGCCATCACGAACGCCAAGGCCGCGGGGGAGACCAGCAAAGCACGCAGATACGACCGTGGACTGAAG ACTCTGCAGTCTATGTTGACGTCGGTTAAAAAAGGGAAGCCCATCAACGAAGATGAGATTCCTCCTCCTGTGGCCACCGGTGGAAAACCCGCCTCGCAGGCTGAGCCAATCAGAGAGCAGGAGAAACCTGCTCCGCCGTACACTCCGCCGCAGACCAATGAGAAGCCACAGCTGGCTGCCCCGCCCAAACCTCAGCTACTACAACCACCATCACAGCGATCGACAGCCGTCACGCCCGATACACCCGCCATTTCGCCCCTGACGCCCAGCCAGCCTAATGCACAGCACTCAG agcTTAAAGCGAGTATATTAAACCGACAGAGAGAGTATAAGCTGGCAGCCATACAGGCTAAACAGAGCGGAAACACTGACCAAGCCAAACAACTCTACCTTGTCGCCAAG AAATTAGACACGATGGTTGAGGCTGTCGACAAAGGCGAGTTTGTTGATATCAACTCACTGCCGCCCCCTCCTG GGGATGTTGAAGTGCCTCGTTCAATACCTCAACAGCCGTCTTCAAAACCTGCCGCCCCTCCGACTGCACCCACTGCTGCCCCTAACACAG ctGTGTCTGCTCCTCGGAGCATCGGGGAAGCCTTACAGCAGCGCATGGACAAATATAAAGAAGCAGCAGAAAGCGCCAAGAGCAAAGGAGATGATCGAAAAGCGCGCATGCACCAGCGCATTATAAAG CAATATCAAGATGCCATCAAAGCTCACAAGGCGGGACGGCCTGTTAATTTAGCAGAACTTCCTGTTCCACCAG gtTGTCCCCCGCTGCAGGGTGCCGAGGCGGGGGCGCAGAATTTTATGGGCGTCCTGGAGACAGCCATGAAACTGGCCAATCAGGACGCGGAAGGAGATGACGACGAGGAG ccaTCGCCTCAACCTGCCGTTCAGAAATCAAGAGCTCCCGTTCCTCCAAAAGCCTCGTCCAATGCTGGGACGCTGACTCCCACTACAAATGCTCCTAAACTGGGGGGGAAAG ctCAGCAGCAGTTGGATTTCCTGACGGCACGCAGGCAGCAGTTTGTGAAGGCGGCGTTGCGTTCTAAAGAGATGAAGGACATGCAGGGGGCCGCGCAGCACCTGAGAAACGCTAAAGGATTGGAGCAAATGATCAATGCTGCCAAGGCGGGACTTCCTGTTGACATCACCAAG CTGCCTGCAGCTCCAGTGAGTGAGGAAGACTACAGACTGTCTCAATCTCGATCGTCCGCTCTCTCTCCTCGATCGGCCGATCAGTACGCTCAACTCATGGAGCAGCTCAGACTTCAGCACGAG aaatgtttgGCCTACTCTCAGCAGTTCACACATATGGGGAATGTAGCTGAAACTGCCAG gttCGAGAAGTTGGCCGAAGAATGCATGAATAACATCGACATAGTGAAGAAAGCTCATGCCAAAGGGAGATCCGTTCCCAGATATCACACTGAGGAGCGCACCTTCAACAATGTCAA gATCTTTCCTAACCTGACTGCTAATGACCTGGTGCTGATCGTTGTGAAAGGAATCAACCTGCCAGCCCCTTCAG GAGGTTCTGCCAATGATCTGGATGCGAGCGTGCGCTTTGAGTTTCCCTTCCCTAGCGCG GAAGAAGCTCAGAAGGACAAAACCAGCACTGTGAGAAACACGAACTGTCCAG agtTTAAGGAGCAGTTTAAGCTGCACATCAAGAGAGATCACAGAGGATTCAAAAGAATCGTGCAAACCAAAGGGATCAAGTTTGAGATCGTACACAAAGG tggtcTCTTTAAGACCGATAAAGTTGTGGGAACCGCTCAACTGAAGTTGGAAGCTCTGGAGAACCAGTGTGAGATCAGAGAGATTATAGAc GTGCTGGACGGGCGTAGGGCGACCGGAGGGAAACTGGAGGTGCGTGTGAAGATCCGTGAGCCGCTGGGCGGAGTTCAGCTGCAGCCAGTGACGGAGAAATGGCTCGTCATTGACCCGCTCACCACCTCGCCCGAGAAAGAGAGACATAAAGACACAGAGAAGGAACGG CGGGCTCCTTCTCCAAGATCCAGACCCAGGAATGATCATGACAGGAACACTAAACCGAG CTCTTCTCCACAGTTTAAACTACACAGCTTCAGTCTGCTGAACCACGACAAAGAGAGGCTGGAATGGAAG ATTAGCGAGTATAAGAAGAACAGACGAGACACGTCAGAGCTCATCAAGCAGCACATGGAGGTCTGTCAGCGACTGCAGTGGCAGAAAACCTACCTGGAGAAACATCCTGCAGCACTGACag AATATGAAAATGTGTTGCGGAAGTTTCAGCACGGTCTCGCAGATTCCGTGAAGAAGTTTTCCAGCGAAGGCAACAGG GAAGCAGCGAAAGATGCTCTCGGCCGAATGAAGATGGTGGAGAACGAG CTGGAGTCGGTCAGAAAAAAACGAGGCGTCAGAGAATGA